The Pseudomonas sp. MM223 genome segment GCCATTGAAGTGGGCGCCGCCCATGACCACCACCTCCTTGATGCCCTTGGCGATGTCCGGGCGCTGGATCAACGCCAGGGCCAGGTTGGTCTGCGGGCCAAGCATGGCCACGGTGATGCTGTGCGGTTTGGCTGTGCCGAGGGTGTCGACCAGGTATTGCACGGCATTGCCCTGCGCCAGGGGCGCTTTCGGCTCGTGCACCTGTACGCCAGTCAGGCCTTCTTCACCATGAACGTCGGCGGCGTAGATGGGTGCGCGCACCAGTGGGCGGCCTGCGCCGGCGTACACGGGGATGTCTTCACGGCCGGCCCATTCGCGGGCCAGGCGGGCGTTGCGCGAGGTTTTATCCAGGCGCACGTTGCCGGCCACGGTGGTGATGGCGCGGATATTGAGCTCGTCGGGCGAGGCCATAGCCAGAAACAGCGCCACCACGTCGTCGGCGCCTGGGTCGGTGTCGATGATCAGGTCGAGGGGGGCAGCCTGGAGGGTGGTGGCGGTGGCCATGAAGGCGATTCCTTGTAGCAGGGGTTTGAGCATGGGGGCACTCCTGTTGCCTGGGTGTTGGGTTCCGGGGCCGCGGTGCGGCCCATCGCCGGCAAGCCAGCCCCACAGGTGCAGCACCGCCTTTGAGGCTGGTGAAATCCCAGTGGGAGCTGGCTTGCCGGCGATCGGGGGCAAAGCCCCCGCCTTCAAAAGGTGACGCCGGAGATCAGGGCGATGTTGCTGTAGGGCTGGCATTCGCCAGTGCGCACCACCGCACGGGCACTGCGTGACAGCACTTTGAAATCTTCATGGCCAAGCCATTCGCGCTTGCCCAGCTTGCCCTTCAGCCGCTCG includes the following:
- the rihA gene encoding Pyrimidine-specific ribonucleoside hydrolase RihA (*Name rihA), whose amino-acid sequence is MLKPLLQGIAFMATATTLQAAPLDLIIDTDPGADDVVALFLAMASPDELNIRAITTVAGNVRLDKTSRNARLAREWAGREDIPVYAGAGRPLVRAPIYAADVHGEEGLTGVQVHEPKAPLAQGNAVQYLVDTLGTAKPHSITVAMLGPQTNLALALIQRPDIAKGIKEVVVMGGAHFNGGNITPAAEFNLYADPHAAEVVLASGVQLTYLPLDVTHKLLTSDARLQQLAAVNNQASKRVVDILKAYIAHDMDLYGMPGGPVHDASVIAYLLKPELFSGRRIHMSIDSREGPTFGQTIADWYGVLKQPANVLWVEQGDAQGLFDLLSARLARLE